The DNA sequence ATGTCTTCATTGCGTTTGATCTGATGATCAGCAGGTAACACCGCTGAAATTTTGGCAATGGCATTTCTAGCCGATTCACTGAATTCCCCATTGGCTTGCTTGGCTACCCATTCAGCGCCAAGCCTTAATGCTTCCAATTCTTCCGTTGAAAACATCATCGGAGGGAGAGTGAAGGTCGGTTTCAACTGATAGCCAACTCCTGCTTCACCATCAATTTCAGCACCTTGTGCTTGCAGCGTCACGATATCGCGATAAATGGTGCGAGTACTTACGTTCAGCTTGGAAGCCAGGTGACCAGCTGAAACTGGGTATTTATGACAACGCAGTAATTGGAGTAGGTCAAAGAGACGTTGGCTTCGGGACATGGAAAACTCGGATTGCATAAAGACAATTAAGATTAATACATCGAAAAATATAACTCTATCCATAATCCATTATAATTTAACGGGTGTTTTCATCTGGAATTTGAGCCAATGTTTCGTCGCATTATATTTGCGAAACTATTTTTTTAAGTAGGCGGCTCATCTCTTTTCGTTCATCTGGCTCCAATATACCTAAATATTCTTGATTGATATGAACGGGAATTGGCAAAAGCTCTCTTCGGATAGCGCGCCCGTCCTCTGTTAAATAAATATTGAACGAACGACGACTATTTGGGTCGAGTCGTCGTTCAATCAAACCAAGACGTTCGAGCTTATCCAAGGTTCGAGTCGTGGTCGAATTTTCTACTTTAGATTTCCTAGCGATTGCTCGTTGAGTTATTCCTTCTTTTTCCCACAAACACATTAAGGTAGGCCAGAGAGCGTTCGTTAATCCGTGTTTTCTAAGTTCCGAGTCGAATGTCTTCGCTGCATCGTGTGCAATTACATGGATCAACCAACTAGCAGTTTGCTGTCTATTAAACACTTCATTCATTGATTCGTTCCTATGCTCCAAATTAAATCGGTTAAATTTATGCCAATGCAACCAGAATAACGGTAAACATTGCAGCTAAAGCAAGTACAAACAACGCACGCCATTGCGATACAAACGCTACGCTTCCATTAAATTGGATTTGTGTTTGAAAGCCTGTGATCATCGCCCAAGTTAATGGTTTTGAACGTAATTTATAGAAAAGAACGGCAAAGACGTGTACACCAACCAGAGTAGGAAGAACTTTTATCATGGCAAGGTGAACGTTTTCTAATACCGAAAACACGGAGTCATTCAACCAAATATTTGCATAGGGCAAGTGGTCAAGAAATCCAGCTAAGGCTAAACCTGAGACACACTGAAGAACTAAAGCCAGTAGCAGTGTTACAACCATCCAACCACCTGCAGGGTTATGACCCGGCTTTGTTTTTTCTTTGCCTTGTAGATAGTGAATAACCGATCTTGGTGAACGTAGAAATTGTCTGAATCGGCTTGTTTCACTGCCAACCCAACCCCAAATCAATCGCCAAATGATCAATGTCATGAGTGCCAACCCCAGTTGAATATGGGGTCCATTACCAGAAATACCCGATGCCATTAAACCTATAAAAAGCGCGGCTTGAGCCCAGTGATATAGGCGAGTTGATAGATCCCAAATTTTCATAACTTCATTCTCTCTACTGTGTTTGTTTATTTAATATATATTCCATTTGCATTAATTTACACAACAATAGTTGCAACCGCAACTATTGTTGTGTAAATTAATCCCGTCAGAGAAAAACGGAACATCGAAACGAATCATCGATTTCTGTATCGAAACCAAATAGAAAAGCTATACGAAGCGAAGAGAGAGCAATATGAACAAGAGAATGATGCACAAGAGATTGGTGAGCCTACTGTGTACTACAACCGTTTTACTGAGTACCCACGCTTTGGCCTCACAAGGCGATGCTAGTCAAGGTCATGCAAGTGAAAGTAATTCTTCACAAGATCATTCAAACCAAATTGAGCAGCGCCAACACACATTTACACAAGTTGAAACCTTAGTCGAGAAGGCCAATGACACTTTGGATGGCGATGATACTCATTGGCAGACGCTCGAAGACACGAGCTTTGAGCTAACAACTCACAGTCAGGCGTTATTGACGTCATTTCCGTTGGGCAGCCAAGAGGGGAGTAAAGCAAAAGAGAGTGTTTGGAGTGACCCTGAAAAATTCAATCGTCTCCTAACGCAAATGGATCAGGGTTTTCAGGAACTTTACCAAGGTAGTCAACAAGGTGATGCATCACTAGCGGAATCAGGATTAGAAGCAGCGCAAGATACTTGCAAAAGTTGCCATCGCTCATACCGCTCTCGTTGGTAGCGTTGTTTTAACAATTCAACCAACTCGACCAGTTAAATTTAATTAATTACATCTTTATCAGCCAAACCTAATCAGCCCAAAAGGAACAAAACATGAAAACTATTACATTTACCGCATTTGCAGCTTCAATCTTATTTTCTACCTTTACCAGCGCAGCAGACTATGCCGTTGAACTGGAGTGGAATACAAACAACTTAGAACAAGTCCTCGACAATATGCCGGAACAAAAAGCTGAATTCAGTAAGCTGATTGACCAAGGCGAGATAAAAGATATGTATGTATCGCATAGTGAGATTGATAGCCGTTCGGTGCAGTTACTGCGTTTTGTTATTGAAGCGAATGACTCACAACAGGTCCAAGCCAAATTGGCTCACCTACCTCTTTATAAGAAAGATTTGGTTAAAATTGCCAAAATTATTCCGCTAGGCTCAAAGTGGTTAGACAATACGCCAGACTACAATAACTACGGCGTCACAATTACATGGAAGCAGGGAATTGAAGCCCTTGAAATAGATCGTGTGCTTAGCATTGATTTACAAAGAGTGATCAGTCTCAACCAAGCTGGGCTTGTGACATCCTCATATCTTGATACGCAAAAACTTGAGAACAATGTTGTTCGACCTGTGTATTCGGTTTCTTTTATTGTTAAGGATGCGCAGCATGCAAAAGAGCTAAGTCACCAATTTGAAGCTGTTACGTTGGGGTATGCTGATGTGAATGTTCAATATTTGGGTTACAAGCTTTCTTTGACGAATAACAAATAATAGTTGCTGATTGAGTGCTGATTATTAACGAATAACCCTAATTATTGATAACAGCACCAAACTTACTCAGATACTCAGATACTCAGATACTCAGATACTCAGATACTCAGATACTCAGATAAATAGACAGACAAGCAAACAAATATAAAAGCGGACAGTATGAATAATCGATTGATCAATTTTCTAAACGAAATCGGCACCATCATGTATGTGGGCGGTATTTTTTCTCACATTGTAATCGGCGCTACGCTAGGCCACGAAACTGCCGAAACGGCTTACCATGTTGGTACTTATAAAGAGTTGAGTGCATATATTCTGATTTTACCAGGGTTAGCATTAAAGTTGTTTGCTGATTTATATTGTTACTTTTCTACAAAACAGAAGCCTAACTGGTTAAAAATGAAACTTGTGATGTTAGCGTTTTTGAGCGTCAATGCATTCGTGTTCTTGGTGCCGATGATGCCTGAAATGGTAGAGCTTGCTAAAGCATCAATACCTCAAGGAAAGGTAAGCCAAGCGTACCTAGACAAAGCTAAAATTGAAGAGCTGATCGGTATGTCTAATGCGCTTCCGCTGCTTGCAGAGTTAGTACTAGGTTCATTCAAACCGAAGCTATTTGGTGAAAGAAAAATCAAAAGCTAGAAAGTGAATTTTTCAACACCTCACCTATTTAAAGTCTCAATTTGTAGAGGTTATTAGTTTTCAAT is a window from the Vibrio splendidus genome containing:
- a CDS encoding helix-turn-helix transcriptional regulator, with amino-acid sequence MSRSQRLFDLLQLLRCHKYPVSAGHLASKLNVSTRTIYRDIVTLQAQGAEIDGEAGVGYQLKPTFTLPPMMFSTEELEALRLGAEWVAKQANGEFSESARNAIAKISAVLPADHQIKRNEDIVRVASIIEVAELTIELSDIKLAIKQQSKAEIHYTDAKANVSLRIVWPMLIGLFEQHYVLVAWCEARSAYRNFRLDRMAEWKILEEKYQRPRHDLLKDWQNIEGITDKVIHY
- a CDS encoding cytochrome b/b6 domain-containing protein — its product is MKIWDLSTRLYHWAQAALFIGLMASGISGNGPHIQLGLALMTLIIWRLIWGWVGSETSRFRQFLRSPRSVIHYLQGKEKTKPGHNPAGGWMVVTLLLALVLQCVSGLALAGFLDHLPYANIWLNDSVFSVLENVHLAMIKVLPTLVGVHVFAVLFYKLRSKPLTWAMITGFQTQIQFNGSVAFVSQWRALFVLALAAMFTVILVALA
- a CDS encoding MarR family winged helix-turn-helix transcriptional regulator → MNEVFNRQQTASWLIHVIAHDAAKTFDSELRKHGLTNALWPTLMCLWEKEGITQRAIARKSKVENSTTTRTLDKLERLGLIERRLDPNSRRSFNIYLTEDGRAIRRELLPIPVHINQEYLGILEPDERKEMSRLLKKIVSQI
- a CDS encoding cytochrome c produces the protein MNKRMMHKRLVSLLCTTTVLLSTHALASQGDASQGHASESNSSQDHSNQIEQRQHTFTQVETLVEKANDTLDGDDTHWQTLEDTSFELTTHSQALLTSFPLGSQEGSKAKESVWSDPEKFNRLLTQMDQGFQELYQGSQQGDASLAESGLEAAQDTCKSCHRSYRSRW